The sequence below is a genomic window from Deltaproteobacteria bacterium.
TCTACCGGGCCAAAATCAAGGACCCGGAGGAAATTGTCGAAATTTTGGTGGATCTGTCCGTGAAGAGCAAGATTCGGGGGCTGCATACCCTGGCCGAGGATGAAAAGCAGACCTCGCTGCTGTTCCTGCGTCGGGCCCTGGGGTTCGTGGTGGACAATTATTCCCGCGAGCAGACCGCCGACATCCTGAACACGGAGATGCTGTATTTCAAATACCGGCGTGACGAATCCGAGCGCGTGTTGCGGGTCATGGCCGACATCTGCCCGGCCATCGGCCTGGCCGGCAGCGTCATCGGCCTGATCGGCATGTTGTCCGGTGTGAACGACACGGCCGTGCTCCTGAGCACCATTCCCATCGCCCTGACATCGACGCTCTACGGCGTGGTTCTGGCCAATTTCATCCTGCTGCCCATGGCCGCGAGGGTGCGCGAGGTCACCGACCACGAATTGCTGCTGCAAAAGATCATCATCGAGGGCATCATGGCCATTCAGAGCGAACTCAGCCCGCGTGTGCTCGAAATGAAGCTCAAGTCCTTCCTGACCCCTTCCTCGCGCGAGGTCCGGCTGGTGTCCCTGTCCCGCATCAAGGAACGCTTTCGGATCGCTGAACCCGAGGAACCCCGGTTGACGCCGCCCGAGGACGTGGAGGTCGGGGGCTGAGCGTTGTTCGTGGATCGATGATCATTTTTGGAAGCGCGGCCATGGCCTCCGCCCTTGGCGCCCCGATGGCCGCGTTTTCGGGAAACTGTCCCGCCTTTTCTTTCCCCTTGGGCCAAGCGTCCTTCCTGTCTTTGCGATTCAAGGAATAATTCCAACCAGAAGCCAGAAGGTTGTGGTCTTTTTTCGCGGTGAACCGGCCCGTGGTGTCGCGGCGTGTCGTTATTGATGTCACGGGAAAAGAGTTGCCAGATCAGCCCTGCCTCGCGTCGGGATGGGGACAGGGCCTTGGGCG
It includes:
- a CDS encoding flagellar motor protein MotA, which gives rise to MDAKSLIGLLFCTLLFGVGFASSGDVTRYFNWAGLLVVVGGSLGAAIASFRMSRLGHVLHVLRTVYRAKIKDPEEIVEILVDLSVKSKIRGLHTLAEDEKQTSLLFLRRALGFVVDNYSREQTADILNTEMLYFKYRRDESERVLRVMADICPAIGLAGSVIGLIGMLSGVNDTAVLLSTIPIALTSTLYGVVLANFILLPMAARVREVTDHELLLQKIIIEGIMAIQSELSPRVLEMKLKSFLTPSSREVRLVSLSRIKERFRIAEPEEPRLTPPEDVEVGG